The following are from one region of the Oryzias latipes chromosome 12, ASM223467v1 genome:
- the lmbrd2 gene encoding LMBR1 domain-containing protein 2, giving the protein MSGAALGVEIVLVFFLALFLLHRYGDFRRQQRMVLFGTLLAWYLCFLIVFILPLDVSTTIYRQCEKDQDQADPAVSPAPSNHTPNMSATPVKRRCNKPWSFIPEGIMPVFWRVVYWTSQCLTWLLLPFMQSYARSGGFSMTGKIKTALIENAIYYGTYLLIFGSLLIYVAVHPEWHLSWYELQTIGITAANTWGLFLLVLLLGYGLVEIPRSYWSASRHGHLLVKTYFKAAKLMTEKADAEENLEDVMEEVRKVSESIKYNHPLRKCIETILRKCPLEYQEKMGRNMDDYEDFDDKQNTYPTERSLVKLHKQVIYAVQRHNRTRVQWQILLQQAIHLEDVAKNETSLSRQFVHSFPSSEPTGWFGRYVYTPSVEWYWECLLKRWFFRLLSVVLTLFSVAVVWSECTFFSTRPVLSLFAVFIQLAERDYNYLYIEMACFITIFFLCTCVYSTVFRIRVFNYYYLASHHQTDAYSLQFSGMLFCRLTPPLCLNFLGLIHMDSAISHQQKEQTAYTSIMGSMRVLSFIADGFYIYYPMLIVILCIATYFSLGTRCLNLLGFQQFMGDSEMTSDLTDEGKELIRRERRKRQRMEDGETRRREWKERYENPRDEHAARNRSSHEMKETSYSDSVGASGSRQARYSRPAGRADRDRMELLQDAEPLDFNADTMADEAPEAESGRHAGGRYLSMSSSRNRIFDDV; this is encoded by the exons ATGAGCGGCGCCGCCCTCGGCGTGGAGATCGTCCTGGTCTTCTTCCTGGCGCTCTTCCTGCTGCACCGCTATGGGGACTTCAGGAGGCAGCAGCGCATGGTTCTGTTCGGCACGCTGCTGGCGTGGTACCTGTGCTTCCTCATCGTCTTCATCCTGCCGCTGGATGTCAGCACG ACCATATATAGGCAGTGTGAGAAGGACCAGGACCAGGCAGACCCCGCCGTCAGCCCAGCGCCTTCTAACCACACCCCCAACATGTCGGCCACACCCGTAAAAAG ACGCTGCAACAAACCCTGGAGTTTCATCCCTGAAGGCATCATGCCGGTCTTCTGGAGGGTGGTGTACTGGACGTCTCAGTGCCTCACCTG GCTGCTGCTGCCCTTCATGCAGTCGTACGCTCGCTCCGGCGGCTTCTCCATGACCGGGAAGATCAAGACGGCGCTGATCGAGAACGCCATCTACTACGGGACCTACCTGCTCATATTCGGCTCGCTGCTCATCTACGTGGCCGTCCATCCTGAGTGGCATCTGTCCTG GTACGAGCTGCAGACCATTGGCATCACGGCGGCGAACACCTGGGGGCTGTtcctgctggtcctgctgctggGGTACGGCCTGGTGGAGATCCCGCGCTCCTACTGGAGCGCGTCCCGGCACGGTCACCTCCTCGTCAAGACCTACTTCAAGGCGGCCAAACTGATGACGGAGAAGGCGGACGCCGAGGAGAACCTGGAGGACGTGATGGAG GAGGTCAGGAAGGTCAGCGAGTCCATAAAGTACAACCACCCTCTGAGAAAGTGCATCGAAACCATCCTGAGGAAG TGTCCGCTGGAGTACCAGGAGAAGATGGGCAGGAACATGGACGACTACGAGGACTTTGATGACAAACAGAACACCTACCCGACCGAGCGGAGCCTGGTGAAGCTGCACAAGCAG gtgatcTATGCAGTCCAGAGACACAACCGGACCCGGGTCCAGTGGCAGATCCTCCTGCAGCAGGCCATCCACCTGGAGGACGTGGCCAAGAACGAGACCAGCCTGAGCCGCCAGTTTGTCCACAGCTTCCCGTCCTCGGAACCCACCGGCTGGTTCGGCAGATACGTCTACACCCCGAGCGTTG AGTGGTACTGGGAGTGCCTCCTGAAGCGCTGGTTCTTCCGGCTGCTGTCCGTGGTGCTGACCCTGTTCAGCGTGGCCGTGGTCTGGTCCGAGTGCACGTTCTTCAGCACGCGGCCCGTCCTGTCTCTGTTCGCCGTCTTCATCCAGCTGGCCGAGCGGGACTACAACTACCTGTACATCGAG ATGGCGTGCTTCATCAccatcttcttcctctgcaCCTGCGTGTACTCCACCGTCTTCCGCATCCGGGTCTTCAACTACTACTACTTGGCGTCCCACCATCAGACCGACGCCTACAGCCTGCAGTTCAGCGGCAT GCTCTTCTGCCGCCTCACCCCCCCTCTGTGTCTCAACTTCCTGGGTCTGATCCACATGGACTCGGCCATCTCCCACCAGCAGAAGGAGCAGACGGCGTACACGTCC ATCATGGGCTCCATGAGGGTTCTGTCCTTCATCGCCGATGGTTTCTACATCTACTACCCCATGCTGATCGTCATCCTCTGCATCGCCACCTACTTCAG TTTGGGGACGCGCTGCCTCAACCTTCTGGGCTTCCAGCAGTTCATGGGCGACAGTgagatgacctctgacctgacgGATGAGGGGAAGGAGCTGATACGCCGCG AGAGACGGAAGCGCCAGAGGATGGAGGACGGAGAGACCAGGCGGAGG gaGTGGAAGGAGCGCTACGAGAACCCGAGAGACGAGCACGCGGCGAGGAACAGGAGCAGCCATGAGATGAAGGAGACCAGCTACTCGGACTCTGTGGGCGCCAGCGGCTCCAGGC AGGCCCGGTATTCCCGCCCGGCGGGTCGAGCGGACCGCGACCgcatggagctgctgcaggacgCCGAGCCGCTGGACTTTAACGCCGACACCATGGCGGACGAGGCTCCGGAGGCGGAGTCTGGCAG GCACGCAGGAGGGCGGTACCTGTCCATGTCATCGTCTCGTAACCGCATCTTCGATGATGTCTAG
- the mfhas1 gene encoding malignant fibrous histiocytoma-amplified sequence 1: MRTLDENQEEQEEEERRRSERLKAARLWRDAALRSRKLRSGLRQLTLCAQNQQLVLPEDISEVEALNLGNNSLQELPEELGSSLNKLRVLELRRNKFTAAPRVLCELGQLVELDMSHNCLRTLSEGLGQLRALKKLCVSHNKIQSLPAQIGALQALEELDISFNLLHGLPRSFSSLTRLRALDADHNQLSQFPVEILALGQLEELDLSGNRFVALPANIWRLTSIKVLWLSSLRMASLPETFCRLQNLESLMLDGNRLSALPPSFGLLQRLKMMNLSSNQLQVFPQALLGVCGLEELYLSRNRLSHVPEEISQLGRLVNLWLDNNSITRLPDSIVDLENLEELVLQGNHIAVLPDNFGKLSRVNIWKVKDNPLIQPPYEVCMKGIPYIALYQQELAQSQLAVKPRLKLVLMGRKDAGKTLLRRSLMGTREDGGGNRGVELVHWEADAHRKLTFMVFDLSGNPNFDLVKPFFLSPGALYVLVVNLKSYVPKSFHDHVGRFLRLLCAKVPHAVVFVVGTHADLCGEAELEEKTLDIHRRIGLQEEADVRSLGRLAEEVELALEQGFSVRSSSPHVLFYGVSDRNLRRRRAQLDFLLKRRLQVLSPVLSVSCTGPQRNIQKLREKLLSVAEHRDIFPNLHRVLPKSWQMLEELLLQSSELWLSWWSAARLGLQAGLTEERLQSALSYLHESGKLLYFEDSPALKEHVFHNLPRVIGILNVFFQRDRSMLLDRLLSEGERGGRGRVSLVMQDKTGENLEVTHLQQHLVAFLQHGLLPSGVIRLLLRPLIQTQQDLHLIMELLQKMGVCYCVRTPRSTPPNGGAAWFKFPSYVSSEEPQAGAPLLPTSPLFSVEQLHIQYSFPFLFPPGLLARFSVQIDRHVVHRSDSKNQILAYRGKVPVVVSHQPPRAGQQAETLSIISHASLPNMWTAWQAVTPLVEELDALLQEWPGLLYSVQILCSKCLRRGAQSPHPFPGELLSQPRPDGLTEIICPKNGSERVDVALVYPPTPTACSPK, translated from the exons ATGCGGACTCTGGACGAAaaccaggaggagcaggaggaggaggagaggaggaggtcGGAGCGGCTGAAGGCGGCGCGCCTGTGGAGAGATGCGGCGCTGCGCTCCAGGAAGCTGCGCAGCGGTCTGCGCCAGCTCACGCTCTGCGCCCAGAACCAGCAGCTGGTCCTGCCGGAGGACATCTCCGAGGTGGAGGCGCTCAACCTGGGGAACAACTCCCTGCAGGAGCTCCCGGAGGAGCTGGGCTCCTCTCTCAACAAGCTGCGCGTGCTGGAGCTGCGCAGGAACAAGTTCACGGCCGCGCCCCGCGTGCTCTGCGAGCTGGGCCAGCTGGTGGAGCTGGACATGAGCCACAACTGTCTGCGGACTCTGTCGGAGGGTCTGGGCCAGCTGAGGGCGCTGAAGAAGCTCTGCGTCAGCCACAACAAGATCCAGAGCCTCCCGGCGCAGATCGGAGCCCTGCAGGCCCTGGAGGAGCTGGACATCAGCTTCAACCTCCTGCACGGCCTCCCCAGGTCCTTCTCCAGCCTGACCCGGCTGCGCGCGCTGGACGCCGACCACAACCAGCTCAGCCAGTTCCCCGTGGAGATCCTGGCCCTCGGCCAGCTGGAGGAGCTGGACCTGTCGGGGAACAGGTTCGTGGCCCTACCCGCCAACATCTGGAGGCTGACGTCCATCAAAGTGCTGTGGCTCAGCAGTCTGCGCATGGCCTCCCTGCCAGAGACCTTCTGCCGCCTGCAGAACCTGGAGAGCCTCATGCTGGACGGGAACCGGTTGTCTGCACTGCCGCCGTCCTTCGGCCTCCTGCAGAGGCTCAAGATGATGAATCTGTCCTCCAACCAGCTGCAGGTCTTCCCTCAGGCGCTCCTGGGCGTCTGCGGGTTGGAGGAGCTCTACCTGAGCAGGAACAGGCTGAGCCACGTCCCAGAGGAGATCAGCCAGCTGGGGAGGCTGGTCAACCTGTGGCTGGACAACAACAGCATCACGCGCCTCCCCGACTCCATCGTGGATCTGGAAAACCTGGAGGAGCTGGTTCTCCAGGGAAACCACATCGCCGTTCTCCCCGATAACTTTGGGAAGCTCTCCAGGGTGAACATCTGGAAGGTGAAGGACAACCCGCTGATCCAGCCGCCATACGAGGTCTGCATGAAGGGCATTCCCTACATCGCTCTGTACCAGCAGGAGCTGGCGCAGTCGCAGCTCGCCGTCAAGCCACGCCTCAAACTGGTCCTGATGGGGAGGAAGGACGCCGGGAAGACGCTGCTGAGGCGGAGCCTGATGGGGACGAGGGAGGATGGGGGAGGGAACCGAGGGGTGGAGCTCGTGCACTGGGAGGCCGACGCCCATCGCAAACTGACCTTTATGGTCTTTGACCTTTCAGGGAATCCCAACTTTGACCTGGTCAAACCCTTCTTCCTGTCTCCTGGCGCTCTCTACGTCCTCGTGGTCAACCTCAAATCCTACGTACCAAAAAGCTTCCACGACCACGTGGGGCGTTTCCTGCGCCTGCTCTGTGCCAAAGTCCCCCACGCCGTGGTGTTTGTTGTGGGCACGCACGCCGACCTGTGTGGCGAGGcggagctggaggagaagacGCTGGACATCCACCGGCGGATCGGCCTGCAGGAGGAGGCGGACGTCCGGAGCCTGGGACGCCTGGCTGAGGAGGTGGAGCTGGCTCTGGAGCAGGGCTTCTCTGTGCGCTCCTCCAGCCCGCACGTTCTGTTCTACGGCGTGTCAGACCGGAACctgcgccgccgcagagctcaaCTGGACTTCCTGTTGAAGCGGCGGCTGCAGGTCCTGTCGCCGGTGCTGAGCGTCAGCTGCACCGGGCCTCAGAGGAACATCCAGAAGCTTCGGGAGAAGCTCCTGTCGGTGGCGGAGCACCGGGACATCTTCCCCAACCTGCACCGCGTGCTGCCCAAGTCCTGGCAGATGCTGGAGGAGCTGCTCCTGCAGTCCTCGGAGCTGTGGCTCTCCTGGTGGAGCGCCGCCCGTCTGGGCCTGCAGGCGGGGCTGACGGAGGAGCGGCTGCAGAGCGCCCTGTCCTACCTGCACGAGAGCGGGAAGCTGCTGTACTTCGAGGACAGCCCCGCCCTGAAGGAGCACGTCTTCCACAACCTTCCCCGCGTCATCGGCATCCTCAACGTCTTCTTCCAGAGGGACCGGTCCATGCTGCTGGACCGCCTGCTCTCcgagggggagagggggggcaGGGGGCGGGTCAGCCTGGTCATGCAGGACAAGACGGGGGAGAACCTGGAAGTGACTCACCTGCAGCAGCACCTGGTGGCCTTCCTTCAGCACGGCCTGCTGCCCTCCGGCGTCATCCGCCTGCTGCTCCGCCCCCTCATCCAGACGCAGCAGGACCTCCACCTCAtcatggagctgctgcagaagatggGGGTCTGCTACTGCGTCCGTACGCCTCGATCCACCCCCCCAAACGGGGGCGCCGCGTGGTTCAAGTTCCCAAGCTACGTCAGCAGCGAGGAGCCGCAGGCGGGGGCCCCGCTTCTGCCCACCAGCCCCCTGTTCTCGGTGGAGCAGCTGCACATCCAGTACAGCTTCCCCTTCCTGTTTCCTCCCGGCCTGCTGGCGCGCTTCAGTGTGCAGATCGACAGACACGTGGTGCATCGGTCCGACAGCAAGAACCAGATCCTAGCCTACCGGGGCAAGGTTCCCGTGGTGGTCAGCCACCAGCCGCCCAGGGCGGGGCAGCAGGCGGAGACCCTGTCCATCATCAGCCACGCCTCGCTGCCCAACATGTGGACCGCCTGGCAGGCCGTCACGCCGCTGGTGGAGGAGCTGGAcgccctgctgcaggagtggccCGGCCTGCTGTACTCGGTCCAGATCCTCTGCTCCAAGTGTCTGCGGCGGGGCGCCCAAAGCCCACACCCCTTCCCAG GTGAGCTGCTGAGCCAGCCGCGGCCCGACGGCCTCACCGAGATCATCTGTCCCAAGAACGGCTCAGAGCGGGTCGACGTGGCCCTCGtctacccccccacccccaccgccTGCAGCCCAAAGTGA
- the LOC111948357 gene encoding nestin-like, with translation MAEQRGQHGAGAPTETLHRHRSLCSLTSRLQRRHSHALQAESSCLYSCSQRPRAPSVPYREALSNRRVLPSSTQSRGPHSAVQQSLEQEEEEHGLLEAQLGKVRLEKENQLEAQLAAALGGSPDSQTAAAGGPPPNHQEAEAEQSPAGQQTTALCTSLDELASTTRSYEEQLSMMSDHLCSMKETLSKQREQIDTLKLGSKRTFKNLQRTFKEPSETFKELSRTFKNLRRTFKNLQRTFKEPSKTFKELSRTFRELSRTSREPSKTFKNLRKPSKTFKNLQRTFKNLQRTFKNLQRTFKEPSETFKELSRTFKNLRRTFKNFQRAFRELSRTFENFQRTFKNLQRTFREPLRTFREPSRTFRNLQRTFREPSKTFKNLQRTFKNLQRTFQKPSRTFGNLQKPSKNFQEPSENFQEPPENLQKPSRTFGNLQKPSKTFKELSRTFREPSKTFKEPSKNLRKPSKNFQEPSENFQRTFKNLQRTFREPLRTFREPSKTFKNLRRTFKNFQRAFRELSRTFENFQRTFKNLQRTFREPLRTFREPSRTFRNLQRTFREPSKTFKNLQRTFKNLQRTFQKPSRTFGNLQKPSKNFQEPSENFQEPPENLQKPSRTFGNLQKPSKTFKELSRTFREPSKTFKEPSKNLRKPSKNFQEPSENFQRTFKNLQRTFREPLRTFREPSKTFKNLRRTFKNFQRAFRELSRTFENFQRTFKNLQRTFREPLRTFREPSRTFRNLQRTFKNLQEPSENFQELSENLQRTFKNFRELSENLQELSRTFKEPSENL, from the exons GAGGCCAGCATGGAGCAGGAGCCCCCACCGAAACGTTGCACCGCCACAGATCTCTGTGTTCGCTGACCAGCAGGCTACAGAGGCGGCACAGTCACGCTTTGCAAGCAGAGAGCAGCTGCCTTTATTCATGCTCTCAAAGGCCCAGAGCCCCGTCTGTCCCGTACAGGGAAGCCCTGTCGAACCGCCGCGTCCTCCCCAGCTCCACCCAGAGCAGAGGGCCTCACTCAGCGGTGCAGCAGAGcctggagcaggaggaggaggagcacggGCTCCTGGAGGCCCAGCTGGGGAAGGTGCGGCTGGAAAAGGAGAACCAGCTGGAAGCGCAGCTCGCGGCGGCTCTGGGGGGGAGCCCAGACTCGCAGACAGCGGCAGCAGGCGGACCCCCGCCAAACCACCAGGAAGCAGAGGCGGAGCAGAGCCCCGCGGGGCAGCAGACGACGGCTCTCTGCACCAGCCTG GATGAGCTGGCCTCGACCACGAGGAGCTACGAGGAGCAGCTGAGCATGATGAGCGACCACCTCTGCAGCATGAAGGAGACCCTGAGCAAGCAGAGGGAGCAGATCGACACCCTCAAGCTGGGCAGCAAG AGAACCttcaaaaaccttcaaagaacCTTCAAAGAACCTTCGGAAACCTTCAAAGAACTTTCAAGAACCTTCAAGAACCTTCGGAGAACCttcaaaaaccttcaaagaacCTTCAAAGAACCttcaaaaaccttcaaagaacTTTCAAGAACCTTCAGAGAACTTTCAAGAACCTCCAGAGAACCTTCAAAAACCTTCAAGAACCTTCGGAAACcttcaaaaaccttcaaaaaccttcaaagaacTTTCAAGAACCTTCAGAGAACCttcaaaaaccttcaaagaacCTTCAAAGAACCTTCGGAAACCTTCAAAGAACTTTCAAGAACCTTCAAGAACCTTCGGAGAACTTTCAAGAACTTTCAGAGAGCCTTCAGAGAACTTTCAAGAACTTTCGAGAACTTTCAGAGAACCTTTAAGAACCTTCAAAGAACCTTCAGAGAACCTTTAAGAACTTTCAGAGAACCTTCAAGAACCTTCAGAAACCTTCAAAGAACTTTCAGAGAACCTTCAAAAACTTTCAAGAACCTTCAAAGAACTTTCAAGAACCTCCAGAGAACCTTTCAAAAACCTTCAAGAACCTTCGGAAACCttcaaaaaccttcaaagaacTTTCAAGAACCTTCAGAGAACTTTCAAGAACCTCCAGAGAACCTTCAAAAACCTTCAAGAACCTTCGGAAACcttcaaaaaccttcaaaaaccttcaaagaacTTTCAAGAACCTTCAGAGAACCttcaaaaaccttcaaagaacCTTCAAAGAACCTTCGGAAACCTTCAAAGAACTTTCAAGAACCTTCAGAGAACTTTCAGAGAACCTTTAAGAACCTTCAGAGAACCTTCAGAGAACCTTTAAGAACTTTCAGAGAACCTTCAAAAACCTTCAAGAACCTTCGGAGAACTTTCAAGAACTTTCAGAGAGCCTTCAGAGAACTTTCAAGAACTTTCGAGAACTTTCAGAGAACCTTTAAGAACCTTCAAAGAACCTTCAGAGAACCTTTAAGAACTTTCAGAGAACCTTCAAGAACCTTCAGAAACCTTCAAAGAACTTTCAGAGAACCTTCAAAAACCTTCAAGAACCTTCAAAGAACTTTCAAGAACCTCCAGAGAACCTTTCAAAAACCTTCAAGAACCTTCGGAAACCttcaaaaaccttcaaagaacTTTCAAGAACCTTCAGAGAACTTTCAAGAACCTCCAGAGAACCTTCAAAAACCTTCAAGAACCTTCGGAAACcttcaaaaaccttcaaaaaccttcaaagaacTTTCAAGAACCTTCAGAGAACCttcaaaaaccttcaaagaacCTTCAAAGAACCTTCGGAAACCTTCAAAGAACTTTCAAGAACCTTCAGAGAACTTTCAGAGAACCTTTAAGAACCTTCAGAGAACCTTCAGAGAACCTTTAAGAACTTTCAGAGAACCTTCAAAAACCTTCAAGAACCTTCGGAGAACTTTCAAGAACTTTCAGAGAGCCTTCAGAGAACTTTCAAGAACTTTCGAGAACTTTCAGAGAACCTTTAAGAACCTTCAAAGAACCTTCAGAGAACCTTTAAGAACTTTCAGAGAACCTTCAAGAACCTTCAGAAACCTTCAAAGAACTTTCAAGAACCTTCAAGAACCTTCGGAGAACTTTCAAGAACTTTCAGAGAACCTTCAGAGAACTTTCAAGAACTTTCGAGAACTTTCAGAGAACCTTCAAGAACTTTCAAGAACCTTCAAAGAACCTTCAGAGAACCTTTAA